TACACTTGCCTAAATCGAATAAAAATAGTATGATGCAGAATGATTATATGCACATTTATAGTCTTGTATAAGTTTCTTAAAGGGTGATCTAATCAGACATAAGTTTCTTATTTATGTGATCAGATGTGCATCACTTGGTAGGAGGGTCTATATTTAAGTAggtttattttattgtgttgtggggTGTGAAGGGTATTCCTATTTTCCTTTCAGCTTCATGACCAAATGTGGTTGGAAATCATATTCTGTTACGCAATCAAAGTGAGATGCTATCAATATGTAGACAGTTTTCCAACCCTCTTACTGCCTGTTTGAAGATGCAGGTGCTGGCTGCTCCATTTATGAGTGAGGCCTTTGTTTGCTCATGTACGCAGCATTTAACTTAACAAACTATAACATATTTGATCAGTTCTATAATATATGCTTACATGCTCTTTAATGCAATGGAATGCATGTGTTgtaacattctttttttatttacacaaaccAGTCACTTGCAATGTTCATATGATGATGAAGTTATGTGAAATGGGGGAAAAGGTCAAGAGAGAATCTACAGGATAGACCGGAGGGGCAGAAGTCAGCGATGGTTTTTTGTAAATGCCCTCACTAAAGAATGAGCCCTCAAGGTACCTCTGTGCATTTTTCATGCCATAGTAATTTTCATGTTCCTTTCACTATTGAGGTCTAATGTCACATGAGTTCACAGCAAAGTTCGCCAGTTTATGATCATTTCAAGAGTCCTAGCTGTGCTCTTATTTCTCACAGTGACCGCACTCTGTCAGTGCATACTGGATTTCTTGTTCAACTAATTATGGCCAACAATGTCTGCTTCTGCACATCCCTCTGGGGCCTCATTCATATGTTTGGATATTACAccaggaaggaaagaaggaaagaagagaCTATTGTGCAGGGTGGCTTCAAGAGTAAGGATGGATGATAGGTTGGATCTGAGCATGTGGTGATATTAACTCTGAGATACAGTAGGACTGACtggacacatgcagacacatactGTATGTCTGAAGGTGGATGCTGAGTTACATGCTAATAAAGTTCaatgtacaaatacaaatacattagAGGAGGTCTTTAATGCTGTGTTGCATATGCAAGAAAAACACTGCAACATGTTTTATTGTAGAATTTTACAGAGTATAAATTTTTAATCAGTAACATGATTGAAAAATCTACACTTGAGTAATATCAATGTcaacagatgctttttttttttgtacatgtgaCACAAATAAAACCAATGTCAACTCTCAGATCTTCTCTTTTTGGTATCATCAACCTAGATTATAGTTCATTTTGCCCTAAATTTATTTAATAGCAACATAATACACTTGGTCGTTGTCCAGCTATATATAGTTTCTATTATGTGCTCAGCAGTATCTGAACACAGTAGTGGAAAGCGTAACACTTTATGCACAGGCTCCTGGGTCCTGTCACAGCACTGTTGAGGCAATAGAGATATTTTTGGTGTGTGAAGGAGAGGTGTAAAAACGCTGGAGAGTGACCTCCCACTTTATGTCTACGAAGAATAATACCCCTGTGAAGATTTCTATAGCTACAGGAGAAAATGTTCCTTATAttcttatactttttttttaaagacacatgttttcttttccatcaGTCTTCGCAGGTATGGAACTGCTTTTCAACACCAAAACATATTGAACATAATGCCCATTATTTAAAGTTCAgtctgtcttttttgtcttcaCATTGCAGTCTGTACAGAACAGACATTGGCTGAACACCACAGGCTTCTTCCAGCAGCAAGGTGTGTCAGAGTCACGAGTATCTGCTGGTTCAGGTTTGCAACACCCTGTGAATGTCAACAAGGCTGCACATTAAAGAATATTTTAATTTCACACTTATGGTACCATTACCCAGCAGCCACTGTGATGTGAGAACATCCCACATAGAGGAAATAACCCTTATAATAACGCTACATGAACCCGGAGGAGGAGATGGGAACTTCCTCAACGTATAAATATGTTATGATATTAACACAGAGAGAAACGTCTGGAGTTGATGTTCATCTTGGTGAGGCCCAGATGTTTAAGGGGGGTGGACAAGGCGAAGGCAGCCTTCATGGGGATGTCACACAGCAGATCAGACTCCTCTCCACACTCCTCCAGCTCAAACGATGCATCGTCCAGCATCTCCTTATGACGGTCACACACTTGTTCCACTTTCAGCCGGTGGATCTCTGCCCGTAGACGGATGAGCTGACGGGCCAGACGGTTGTCCTGAACCTGCATCTCTCTCTGAGGAGGGAGCAGAGGTGAGGATTTGGAGGGGAAACAGAGAGAGAAAGTCAGTGGGACATAAAACTTGAACATTTAGGGGCAGGATCTTATGTATTTATCTGAATTTCTATCTTCTCAGCAAAGGCGTCTACAAGCATACGGGTCTGCAGCTTAAGAATGTGAGAAGACAGGCATCATATTGTCTCACAAACTGTTTGTTTAAGCTACAGGACTGCATGAAGTCAGTCATGCAGACTTCTAATTGAGGTCAGGCGTTCATGCAGAACTCATCCTGACACCTGAAGAATTGACTATCACCAAAAATGTTGTCATAAGTAGATTAAAATCTGTTGGAACATTCAGATGGGAACTTTGGACagtttctattgtttttttttttaacttgacagaATGGAGTTGTGAAAGACACCTGACCTGACTTAAATGGTGTGACATTTTGCAACAAGTCAAACTTTAATAAagaatacagtacttttttttttttaatttaacctttatttaaccaggaaaaaagatacCACTGAGATAAGagcctctttttcaagggagccctggccaagaggcagcatgaaatacaacacacagttacaacacactgttataacatacaataatttacaggacaactcaaactatgaaaaacaatgatcattgttggatttttttatttgtattgtattttatttttatttatttatttattaactgagTCAAACAAAATCACTCACCAGCTCTTTTCTCAGAAACTCCAAAGCATCATCAATTGTATCAAAGCCACAAATGTTTCGCACAACTAATTCTGAGTTCTCATTTCTCAAAAGTGCAGGCATGGAGACGACTTGTCCTCCTGCGCTGTCCTCTGGATATCCGTCCTTCCAGGGTCCGCTCTGCACCCTCTCCTGCCACTCCAGATAGGATGGTCTCCGAGTCTGTAACTTCAGCTTCTCTGTCAGAGCTTTCAAACTGTCCAAATCCTCCGTGCCTCCCTCCGACGACTCATCTCCCAACTCTTTCAAATCCATGGACTCTGTTGGGAACAGACTTTCTAACAATTTCTCGCGTTGTGCGCTCTTTTGGATTGGCAGCTTGGCGATTAATAAGGCGCAACAGGTCCTTGCCTCCTTTATAGGGAGATAAGGAGCAGGGACTGCCCAGCCCACACAGGACAGAGAGGCTGGACGACTCTGAaggcttttatttttgtaaagaaGCCTCTGCCTTCAAGACCTTACTCCGACGTTTGGAAGACGCTCTGCAAATGGCGCGCTGATTGGATTTAGCGTCATGTGCATCATGCGTCAAGGACATAAAGTAAACATTGGTTTTATGGAGTTTTATTGTGTACACACACTCTATTATAACTATCAAACTACATTTTATACGATTATAtagtttttcctctctttttttctgCACGACTGCATTTTAAGGGATATTTATTGCatttatgaatgaataaatgaacgaattaacctttttttttttttttttctcaacataaatattacattattatacGAATTTACATCAGcagcaacatttaggctatgttgctcgaaaaggagcaatAAGAGGCTGAAGCTTATTTAAatctaatgatgatgataataattatgatgatgatgatgattatgatgatgactTACACCTAATACCATATCTGTACAATAGAAACATGTACTTCACTTAATACAATAATTCAAGCATCCAAAACAATATGTCAGTACATCCAATATCCAGACTGACTACATCTATTTAATATATTGGAGATATTGCAGAATATATGCTACAttccttaataataataatttaaaaaaaaaaaaaaaaaaaaaaaaaaaaactttttggatggaaaaaataataaatgtgctTTTATTCCAATTTTACCAAAGCAAATTAGATTGCTGCTTAGTGGACCAGTAATAATAATCTAATAGCCTAATGTAACAGAGAGctctgcagtattttttttttttttttccactatttgTGTTAAATCATTtccgatgtttgtttgttttgtttttttaacagattAGGTATTTTGACAATGTGATTCTGCTACTTCAGTGCCCCCTGCATTACCATAACCTAAAATAAAGTCCAAAATGTTCATGACAAACTATTTTTTACACTTCATtatgctgccatctagtggtcttTTATATATACATCAGCCCCATTGGTGCTGCTGTCCCCTGCACCCCCACAATGTACAAACTTTCACCAGCAATAGGCCTATGTGTGACACATCTGAGTGAGTGTTGCTGAGTCTCAGGAAACGTGCACTTCCGTCTTTTGTTGCCTtaaacaacacattttattttgagCAATCTCGTTTCTCTGAGAAGGTTGAGCTCCATTAGCACCTGGTTTTGTTCACACTGAATTGAATGTAGATCTGGGCTATTTATAGGCTCCTTATCGTTCTGCAAACAGCGCAACAGCAGTGCAACCCCACCTGCCTTATGTGCAGAGGAGGAGACTTTGCTTTCATTTTCAGTCTTAAAAAAAGAGGCGAGGAAGTGATTTAGAACTACTTGAGGGCTGGACTACTTCTGCAACTTGCACGTCCAGGAGCAGTGGtttcttggttttattttttttttatgtataggAGGAACTGATGGAGTTTTCCGAGCACATTAAAACCGCCAATGTGGAGGATGTTGTGCTCCATCAGCCGCTGCACCCACCGAGCAGAGGCACCCTGTGCATCACCGGCCACCACCTGCTTTTCTCGGACAGAGAGGAGAACAGCACCCGGCAGATCCTACTGCTCCTCAGGAACATCGATGCCATTGAAAAAAGGTGAAgggaaaattatatgaaaatttaGAGGGTAATAAAGCAACTGATGATTTCTAACTTGTCTTATCATTATAAGGCATAGGGGAGACTGGGTGTAGTTGTAACATGGGGGGATTCCAGCAGCAGGATAAGAAATGAGTCATATTTTCActtcagtgtttacacagtggaTATAGAGGGGGAAATATGTTAATGGAAGAGAGCAAATTTACCTCccaagacattttttaaaaaattataataattatatcaCAATGCTAAATAGTGACTGACATCAGTGAGGAGGTTGTAACAAGTCTTTAAAAGGAGTAAAAACCATAAAACACACAATTTCTTGACTTTAACTCTATATACAGCCAGCCAAACAAATACATTGTTGATcataaatttggaataaaatatttttcatcctCTCACGAAATGACAGTGACAATGCGATTTATTCTGTAAAAgggactcagtatataatcattgtacctggacaaaggtgattactgatgtgtatgaataggaataaaaaagaggaatgtgtctggaaacaaagttattccaactttatgggcaacagtgtacaaatactgatattatttttgagcctCTGTGTTTTTTCTCACAGAGGTACATTGTAGGGCAGAGAAAGAAATcttaatgtgtgactttaaaaATGTGATATGGCTGTggtttctgatattataataaCTGGAGTGTTGACACAAAGGTGCTGCCTATTCTCCAAATATAAGGGAATGGGGGGGGGTTGAGAGAACCTCCACCAAAAATCACACCATCAtcacttatatatatatttttaagtgaaaattaaatgtaaaatgaCCATTTTGCTAAAATTGTGACTCACTCTGCCCTTGTGTTAAACCTCTTTTTGCAGCGTATTGTACGATGTGACCTTGTATTTTGCTTCATTTGTTTGTACGTACCCAGATATATGTTACAACCCTAGTGGAGCAGGATGTAACAAAGGAACACTATGTATTCTACATTTGCTCATGAGGGCTGTGATATTTTCACAGAGGTGTGAATTGATGCTATTTGTTGGAGacaaatgtgtgtattttgtatgaAAGTTTGagttctattaacccataaagacccaaacagccactggtgaccaaaatcatctactaatcaaaaatgtgtaatacctattgatccactaatcttattaatcgatgtaaataattggtgtaaaatacagtctgtcatcttttcatggtcatcagatatgacccatttggatgttcagaggctccatcatcATCTATAacactgattgaccagtaaaacccatggagttggatcaatgacagtggatggagagggttgttttatgttcagttaatgatagattttactggggaaaaaatcactttttcttcagttttctctgtttttgaataaccctcaactttaatctgagcttttatgaacatctacatgatcagtaaattaaatccagtaaaataccagattttctcagaaaaaatgcaaaatacagaggataatatgatagtaaatggtgataaatcacataagaaaggttaaatagagagaaaaatttattcaGAAGCTGccacgaaagtagcactgggtctttatgggttaagtgagttACAGGTGCCAAAGCAAAAAGATTTACAACCATACCCGGTCTCCCTTTCTTTAAAGAGTTCAATCACCAGTTTTACTTATACACTTGAAATGCTCAGGTACTTACTGCATGTTTAAGTGATTTATGGATCTTCTGCTGCTGATAGGCCCGTGTTCATGTTCAGTCAAAGAATCACATGAATCAAAAATGACTAATCTACTTCACATctgtctcctcttctcctccagtCTGTAATTTATATCTAATTATATTATTCCTCACATCTTTTTAACTAGCGTGGAAAACCTTTTGGGCTATTCCAGCCTGTTCTCTAAGGCAGACTACAGTAAAAGGTTGGACATCATCTGTGTTGCAGTGTCTTGCTACACTATTTGTGGTCCTAGTTGACCACAGAGCTCAGCAAAAGGAAGTTTGCTAATTGTTTTCACAAGATTCAAGCAGCCCTCCCCACTTTTCTAGCATATTGCATGTATTGCTTGCTATTAACAGCTTTTTTATTAATTAACATGGAAGCTTAAGCATTGCTGAAAACAGTTATTCATAAAGTAAAGGGCTGCGCACCTTGTTTGACAGCAAAAGAAAGCTGCTTCCCACGTTCAGGACTCAAACCAGCTGACCGCCTTCTTTCACTGCTGCCAGTAAAACTTTCTGCACTGCTAGAAAACATTAAGGGGGGAAGTGGGCACAGGGAGAAGTGTTTCCGTTGTTTTGTGTAGGTTTCATAaaggtgtgtgtgcatttgtaggATATCTGGGTCCTCGGGAACAATCACAGTTAAGTGCAAGGACCTGCGTGTGCTCCAGCTGGACATCCCAGGCATGGAGCAGTGTCTCAACATTGCACACTCAATTGAGGTATAAAATGAAAGAGTGTCCTGCTGAGTCCTGACACAGAGCACACATGATTCAGAAAACGCTATATTTACATGTCTTTTCTCTGATAGCAACCCTTGTCTTCATTCTCTCTAGACCCTGTCCTGTCTCAATGACGTGTCGGAGATGTATCCTTTCTTTTACAGACCGTCTGATCTCAGCTCACAGGACCAGTGGGGCCTGTCGTCCTCTGAAAAGTATTACAGTGAACATAAGGAGCTTGTAAGCAATACACAAAACTGTTTATATGCAGAAATGTCCTTGTGTCTGTGCTCTCTCACATGCATAAAAACATTACTGGGGTGGCAACCTTTCCCAACAGTGATCCAGCAGCCACATGACAGGAAAATGGAAAGGAAGCTGAATGCAGAGGTCATGATTCTGTAAAGCAACAGGATATCCCTGTTGCTGGGAGCTTATTCTGTCACTACAACccctttagcttttttttttaaatttctttttccaTTACTTCAGATTGTGGTGCATGCAGCTTGATTTGCGGTTAATCTACAAATGTCCTCCTCTGGTGATGAAGGGTGATGGACCCAGAAACCACCATAGTAACGTGTTTTAAAGGCACAGCTTTCCCACAACGTGCGATATATTTCTGCACATTTCATCATTTCACCCCACTGACAGTTCTAAGGAAGTTACGCTGCTCTGAAAACTAACCTAAAGAGCAATGTGGCATTATTCAATTTCAATAGAGTATATTTTAATTGAATAATTTTGGCCAGTTTCAATACCATTTTGGCAAAAAGTTGAAATACTCATGTACACATGTACAAAGTGAAAAGGTCAGCAAATGCTATGTGCAGAGGAAGATGGGCCCACCCATGAGTGAGCTGTTTCCTGTGATTTTAGAGGCATTTAACACAAGTCTTTGCATGCGGAGTTAGTGACAGCAGGTTTTCCACTGGAGGAAGTGGCATTCTTAGTATATGCACTCTGTAAAAGCACCTATCACTGTTAAAATATTGTGTTTTAAGTAAAAGGCCTGCTTGAAATTTCCAGGTAAACTAAAAGTGATGGAGTATTTGTCATATTTAAATTAAAGGAGTTTGGTCCCTGTGACTGATATAGTAATCTGTACATCTGTGGTTTATTGATATTGACGCATCAGTTTTGTCATGCTATGTTATTGTCACAGCTACTGGAGATAGAGGTTGTTTGAACTAATTTATATCCAGTTTTTTATACAGGGGTATATGATAAATGTGAGGGCTCATCACTTGataaatgaggaaaaagaaaaagaactgacAAGTCCTGATAcacaaatctgttttcagtttaGGAATCTTATTTAATATTTGTTATTTGGTGAGATACTGGTTTAAGGTTAGAGATACTCTAGATTCTCCCCATTGTCCTTAGGCATTCACCTTAATATGTTAACTGGTCAGtttaaatcacccataggtgatATGTTGGCCCTGTTTTGAACTGGCGATACATCCAGGATGCACCCCACCTTCACACTATGGTATCTGGGAtggtaggctccagcacccctggaACCCTTCCATGTATAAACAATtcggaaaatgaataaatattgacATTTAAAATTAAACCATGTCCTAAATTTAGAGGGAAAACTCACTACTGATATAAAGTTTGGAAATCACCCAATGAATCTTTAAAAATGTGCTGTATTTTAAAAGCATTTTACTATTCATTCTATAAAATCCCCATCCTCATTACCTTTGTGTCTGAGATAAAATGTTGTGAAAGTATCAAGTTGCAGGAAATGTTCAAGTAAAGTACAAAAACCTCCAATTGCACAtagctacagtatgtgtgtaaatgAAGTCAGTCACTGTCCAACACTGAGGTTCTATGATTTTTTAATTTGAAGGTTAATCATTTCCAAACATTGGCCTCCTAGTGACAtgtcatattttattcattttttgctgTGATTGGTTTCATCAAATTGTCTCTCCTCTGTTTGCAGCATAAGCGATGGAGATTGAGCAGCGTGAACAGAGATTATTCAGTGTGTCCATCCTATCCTCCAGCCGTGATTGTCCCCAAGGACATAGATGATGACACACTGAAGAAAGTGGCTAAA
This portion of the Sphaeramia orbicularis chromosome 22, fSphaOr1.1, whole genome shotgun sequence genome encodes:
- the fam167b gene encoding protein FAM167A; translation: MDLKELGDESSEGGTEDLDSLKALTEKLKLQTRRPSYLEWQERVQSGPWKDGYPEDSAGGQVVSMPALLRNENSELVVRNICGFDTIDDALEFLRKELREMQVQDNRLARQLIRLRAEIHRLKVEQVCDRHKEMLDDASFELEECGEESDLLCDIPMKAAFALSTPLKHLGLTKMNINSRRFSLC